The Mesorhizobium koreense genome includes a window with the following:
- a CDS encoding MFS transporter — protein sequence MAGIAALGIAYVLSQFYRSFLAVLTPALTLELGATKADLSLASGAWFAAFALLQFVVGVSLDKYGPKITVATMLAFCGGGGALIFGLATAPWMIVVAMVLLGAGCAPVLMASIFIFAHSYPPARLAVMTSWMIAFGSAGNVAGTSPLAAAAEFFGWRHVMLALAAVSVLTGLALMALVSDPKIEKNPRAGVGFAGFIEALRIRKLWPIIPLVGMNYAPSVGILGLWAGPYLTDVYGADSLLIGHVTLFMAIAVVTGSFVYGPLDTIFGTRKWVAVAGNTGSVLVVAFLALFPESGIARVTVSLVLIGLFGASYALIMAHARAYLPSHLTGRGMALLNFFSMGTVGVMQFLTGAVATAATVPGKPVVAYSALFGFYALTLGIAVAIYLFSRDARPEGIETRGARWRRR from the coding sequence ATGGCTGGTATAGCCGCCCTCGGCATCGCTTACGTGCTGTCGCAGTTCTACCGGTCCTTCCTGGCGGTGCTGACGCCCGCGCTGACGCTCGAACTCGGCGCTACCAAGGCGGATCTGTCGCTGGCGTCGGGTGCATGGTTCGCGGCGTTTGCGCTTCTCCAGTTCGTGGTCGGGGTCAGTCTCGACAAATACGGTCCGAAAATCACGGTCGCGACAATGCTGGCTTTTTGCGGCGGCGGTGGAGCGCTTATTTTCGGGCTCGCCACCGCTCCGTGGATGATCGTCGTGGCGATGGTCCTTCTGGGCGCCGGCTGCGCGCCCGTCCTCATGGCATCCATCTTCATATTCGCCCATTCCTATCCACCGGCGCGGCTTGCCGTGATGACATCGTGGATGATCGCCTTCGGATCGGCGGGTAATGTGGCCGGCACTTCGCCGCTTGCCGCCGCGGCGGAATTCTTCGGATGGCGTCACGTCATGCTGGCGCTCGCCGCCGTTTCCGTCCTCACCGGCCTTGCCCTGATGGCGCTGGTCAGCGACCCTAAGATCGAGAAGAATCCGCGTGCTGGCGTAGGCTTCGCCGGCTTCATCGAGGCGCTGCGGATCAGGAAGCTGTGGCCGATCATCCCGCTGGTCGGCATGAACTATGCGCCGTCGGTCGGCATTCTCGGCCTGTGGGCCGGGCCCTATCTCACCGACGTCTACGGCGCCGATTCGCTGCTTATCGGTCATGTCACGCTGTTCATGGCGATCGCGGTGGTGACGGGCTCCTTCGTCTACGGGCCGCTCGACACGATCTTCGGCACGCGCAAATGGGTGGCGGTCGCCGGCAACACGGGGTCGGTGCTCGTCGTTGCCTTCCTTGCGCTGTTCCCCGAGAGCGGCATTGCGCGCGTCACCGTCTCGCTGGTGCTGATCGGGCTCTTCGGCGCCAGCTACGCCCTCATCATGGCGCACGCCCGGGCTTACCTGCCGTCGCATCTGACAGGACGCGGCATGGCGCTCCTCAACTTCTTCTCGATGGGAACCGTCGGCGTCATGCAGTTCCTGACGGGCGCGGTCGCTACCGCCGCGACCGTACCCGGCAAGCCGGTCGTCGCTTATTCCGCGCTGTTCGGCTTTTACGCGCTTACGTTGGGCATAGCGGTTGCCATCTACCTCTTCTCACGGGACGCCCGACCAGAGGGTATCGAAACAAGAGGCGCGCGGTGGCGCCGGCGTTGA
- a CDS encoding glycoside hydrolase family 15 protein: protein MISAALVSRGGSIDWLCLPRFDSDACFAALLGGPENGRWLIAPRAERCRISRRYLPGTAVLETRFETDAGAVTLTDFMPLTDDEEKVDVVRIVKGEKGSVEMAMELVLRFNYGRTVPWVQRRDYGLSAVAGPDTVELHTHIGLGGRDMKTLGAFTVKKGQSVPFTLSYHRSHKTPHFVPDRNESLDRTVTWWREWSKRCRFDYDDENWRDAVVRSLITLKLLTYAPTGGIVAAPTTSLPEAIGGSRNWDYRYAWIRDSALTLYALLNGGYRSEAEAWRQWLLRAVAGHPRQLQIMYGVAGERRLTENEIDWLRGYEKSSPVRVGNAAADQMQLDVYGELMEVLHAAREAELSPLDEAWRLQKSILAHLETVWRKPDRGIWEVRGPARAFTHSRMMCWVAFDRAIKSAEHFGLEGPTDHWRECRDAIHADICENGFDKKRNTFVQCYGREALDASLLLIAQSGFLRPDDPRVVGTIEAIERELRQDGLVQRYSTDDVDDGVGGREGAFLACSFWLADAYVLVGRIDDAAELFENLLALRNDLGLLAEEYDTVSKRLLGNFPQAFSHIGLVNTAYNLIDAHGPAQQRSESDAPTAQETAKHGEPR, encoded by the coding sequence ATGATTTCCGCCGCGCTCGTCTCGCGCGGAGGCTCGATAGACTGGCTTTGCCTGCCGCGTTTCGATTCCGATGCCTGCTTCGCCGCACTTTTGGGCGGACCGGAAAACGGCCGCTGGCTGATCGCTCCGCGCGCCGAGCGCTGCCGTATCAGCCGCCGCTATCTCCCCGGCACCGCGGTCCTTGAAACGCGCTTCGAGACCGACGCCGGCGCCGTCACGCTAACCGATTTCATGCCGTTGACCGACGACGAGGAGAAGGTCGACGTCGTCCGCATCGTCAAGGGCGAGAAGGGCAGCGTCGAGATGGCGATGGAACTGGTGCTGCGCTTCAATTACGGCCGTACCGTGCCGTGGGTGCAGCGGCGCGATTACGGGCTTTCGGCGGTCGCCGGACCGGACACGGTGGAACTACACACGCATATCGGCCTGGGCGGTCGCGACATGAAGACGCTCGGCGCCTTTACCGTGAAGAAGGGCCAGAGCGTGCCCTTCACGCTTTCCTATCACCGCTCGCACAAGACGCCGCATTTCGTGCCCGACCGCAACGAGAGCCTCGACCGGACGGTGACATGGTGGCGCGAATGGTCGAAACGCTGCCGTTTCGACTATGACGACGAGAACTGGCGCGATGCGGTAGTCCGTTCGCTTATCACGCTCAAGCTTTTGACCTATGCCCCGACCGGCGGCATCGTCGCCGCCCCGACAACCTCGCTCCCCGAAGCGATCGGCGGCAGCCGAAACTGGGACTATCGCTACGCGTGGATCCGCGATTCGGCTCTCACGCTCTATGCGCTCCTGAACGGCGGCTACCGGAGCGAGGCGGAAGCCTGGCGCCAGTGGCTCCTGCGCGCCGTTGCCGGTCATCCGAGGCAATTGCAGATCATGTACGGCGTGGCGGGAGAACGGCGCCTTACGGAAAACGAAATCGACTGGCTGCGGGGCTACGAGAAAAGCTCGCCGGTGCGCGTCGGCAACGCGGCCGCCGACCAGATGCAACTCGACGTTTACGGCGAGTTGATGGAAGTGCTGCATGCTGCCCGCGAAGCCGAACTCAGCCCGCTCGACGAAGCGTGGCGGCTTCAGAAATCGATCCTCGCCCATCTGGAGACCGTGTGGCGGAAGCCGGATCGCGGCATCTGGGAAGTGCGCGGACCGGCGCGCGCCTTCACCCATTCCCGTATGATGTGCTGGGTTGCCTTCGACCGCGCCATCAAGTCCGCCGAACATTTCGGCCTGGAAGGGCCAACCGATCACTGGCGCGAGTGCCGCGATGCCATCCATGCCGACATCTGCGAGAACGGCTTCGACAAGAAGCGCAACACCTTCGTTCAATGCTACGGTAGGGAAGCGCTCGACGCCTCGCTCCTGCTCATCGCGCAATCCGGCTTCCTGCGGCCCGACGATCCGCGCGTCGTCGGCACGATCGAAGCCATCGAACGCGAATTGCGACAGGACGGTCTGGTACAACGTTACTCGACGGACGATGTCGATGACGGCGTTGGCGGGCGCGAGGGTGCGTTCCTTGCATGCTCGTTCTGGCTGGCCGATGCCTACGTGCTGGTCGGGCGCATCGACGACGCAGCCGAACTCTTCGAAAACCTGCTTGCGCTGCGCAACGATCTGGGCCTCCTCGCGGAGGAGTACGATACGGTTTCGAAACGGCTCCTCGGCAATTTCCCGCAGGCCTTTTCCCATATCGGCCTCGTCAACACCGCCTATAATTTGATCGACGCCCATGGCCCGGCGCAGCAGCGTTCGGAGAGCGATGCCCCTACCGCCCAGGAAACGGCGAAACATGGCGAACCGAGGTGA